The window CACGTTAACAATTTAAGCAATAGTTTTCTATTACTTACGTCTCCAATGTATTGACTTACTATAAAGTCAGATTTTCTTCTAAACaatggattaaaaaaatacaattgagtattgaaaacaaaaaaaatattaaaaaatatgttttctttagATTCGCTAGATATAACATCTTCACAAATGGAAATGTCCCAGGAGAAGATATTAATACAGCTGCAGAGGCATTGTGCTGGCAAGGACTCCTCGCGGTTTGGGAGACTCATGTTGTTGCTAGCCAGCGTGTGCTGCGTCGCCAACTGCGGATTCCTGGAACACCTTCTATTTTCCACATCCTCCGTGGACGACATTAATGCAATACTCAGTCGGCTACTCGTTTATACTACTGCATGATTTGtattaaacatatgtattttatgtgaAAACAAACATGATCATACATATCGATATAAAACGTAGTGTGTTGTAAGTACTGCTCGAGGAAGTCTTTCTTTATCTCCATTCCGTAGGAGGTTTGGAGTTTGTGCAGAAGGTGTTTTTTTgccaattattttatcaaacatgCAGTCTTTCTCACGACGTTTTTTTCGCCGACATAAGTAATACAAACATACAAGCTCGGGATCACGAAGGCTCGTGTTCGTTGTAATTCCTTCTACCCGCTGCACTATCTCGGCTCTAGATGAGTGTGTTGTACTTTAAAATGCATGTGAGTTGAGGTTTCGCTttgtattttcataaatatttcacaCATTCACACTGGCACAGTGTTAAATTAACTCGGTTAGCTGAACATGTTATAATATAGAAACGGTTACTGCAAAAAATACCTGATAAGtcatttttttatcaagctattatAAGTTTATACTAGTCGTTTCCAATTATTCTCAAATATGTTAagcaaattttgtaattaaaatactatttgatTTGTTGGTGTTTCGATGATTCGAAGAATGATAAAGATctcttaaatgtaaatatttgttatcattaaaactttttacctTTATATGTTACGTATGTTACAATAAGCCAAACTGTAAACGAAGCATGACGAATTGCTTATCAAAATACCTAAGTGTATCGATTAACTTTACAAAAATGACCTTTAACTATGGTACAGaaaaaacaaagttttattgttatacaCTTATGTATTACTATAAAAGATACTTATCATGTTaccacaattacaattgtatGAATACTCCTCCTGAGACCGTTAATAACAGAGAATACGTAAATGTAATACAGCATCCAGTAGATgatataaaacgtaaataaaattagagCCGAAATGAAATCACTAACaaaactcataaataaatagaaaaataaatctatcacgcaataaataatcatagaccattggtataataaaattaacggtTCACTATATATTAACGCAGCGATCAGTAACAAAATATGCAacgaaaataacaatatacCTTGCACAGCGTaagtatgaataattatttggCTAAATAGTTCACGTATACCACTATTGATGAGCAATTCCAAACCGGTGAAATAGAAAAGTATGTGCAATATACTTTGCAATATACCGATTATAGAAATAAGGATCACTGCTGCTTTGGGCGATAACCAGCAGCATCGTTGTGAAGTGAGGCAATATTTGTTGAGGATTGTTGGGCCAAACTTACTCTGCAATAAAATTGGTTAGTAGGTACGCATTGAAGTTACGTTATGCATGGAATATAAGTATTTGGCCGTATGttaataaagatcatattccTCTGAGGAAAGGGTTCAGGGCTGTCATTCACAAGTTTTCTCACTGTGTTTTTCTTCGCCGTTCAATCTAGACGAGATAAGTTGTAATGAACCTAAATGAACATGTAAAAACTCCATTGTAGGAATTGCATCTTTGTAGGAATTGCATCAACAGTTTTTggaaaatgtattaaatgtcccatatttttgtattgttaaattagttaaatatggTGGCATAATATTATCGAGTAATTATATTACGTTATATtactactacatatatattttaattttcatgataagattcaaagtgaaattttaaaaaccataGGAATAAATCACGATATgcacacaaacatacatataaatcaataaCCAGAAATAGAACCAAGCGTTATTTTGTTTGTGAACCTCTCAAAAAGTCTTAAAGGCAAAGTATACGATACTTTTTTTATGCTCTCAGTCTGTCTTTTTAGTGTTATCGTAGCGAActgttgaaatatatatttttgcgtTATGCTTAGGAAACTAAATCAAGGAGTGGGACAGAAGAAATAAACAGACGTGTAAGGGAATCTGTTAAATTCGTTCAAACATAaccagtttttaaataaaaaataataataacaacaatataagtacaaatattcataatagTTACACTTCATAAACAATAACACTTACCGAACCGTTTTTCCAAACGTATTTCCGcatagtaatttattatatataagaatatttcagTTCAAtacatgtatacatttttaacatttttgtaaagttgaaattgataaaataaaaaatattatttctataaaagatAAGACAGATCAATCTAAATAATctcatagataaataaaagaataattcatTAGCTGTTAATGTCAAGTAAAGACTGGTGACGACTGGTGACGACGaaacgaataaatataatatataaataatatataaatattttatgcgtATTTAGTAAATTCTtttcataatgttattttattaactgtttaattattcaaacatatttaaaaagaatctCTGTATAAAGTCAGTCacttactagattatttttactGATATCGAACGACAATAAGTATAGAGACAGTGTGATACAAATATGATATGCTCAAACACAATGgctcaatttaaatttataaatttataatactgacttaattaattaatataaactatatgataagccaatatttatttattaattatttaataaactgttctttttattaaaaaaagaattaatattcttttaaaatcaaaatactcatatttttatagaaaaagaCAAGAAGCTgattaaaatcgattttgttatcaataatttatttggttatatgatgcataaaaaattaaaatataatgtcattTACATGTGTAACAAAATCGCAAAGAGcttttatctatctattaatattaaaaatacaatattttgactTTATAACTAACAAAGAAACACACTgaataagtgtttttttaacaattcatcATTGATAGTTATTTGATTATGAATAATCTAAAAGCCTTGTATTCAGAGCtatgaaattcatttaaaaataaatatttttaacgacagcTTGACAGTTGACATTTGGCTGCACTGGCTATGGCTAGCTTAGGCAAACAGTGTGAGAgcaatgttttcatttttatattgtactgTAATGATTGCTCGTGGTCGCACCGCCGGcgcaagtttttattttaaactaaaaaaaacattttcgtaCAGgtgaaagtaataaattatttttgtaaaacaaagttATAAATGGAAGTAAAAAGCTCCGAGGATTCTGATTGTttggtaagtattttttttttaaataaataattaaattatgtaagatAACCC is drawn from Vanessa cardui chromosome Z, ilVanCard2.1, whole genome shotgun sequence and contains these coding sequences:
- the LOC124543391 gene encoding uncharacterized protein LOC124543391 translates to MRKYVWKNGSSKFGPTILNKYCLTSQRCCWLSPKAAVILISIIGILQSILHILFYFTGLELLINSGIRELFSQIIIHTYAVQGILLFSLHILLLIAALIYSEPLILLYQWSMIIYCVIDLFFYLFMSFVSDFISALILFTFYIIYWMLYYIYVFSVINGLRRSIHTIVIVVT